The Swingsia samuiensis genome contains the following window.
TAGTCGTTTGTATTCGGAGCGCCAGAAATTAAAATGACAGGAAGATTTTCTGCATAAGCTCCTCCGATGCCGTTCATTGCAGAAATAGCACCAACACTGAAGGTGATAATCGCTGCAGCTGCACCATTTTCACGAGCATAACCTTCTGCAGAAAAGCTACAGTTTAGTTCGTTGCAGCTATAAATCTGCTTTGTGCCGCCATGCTCTAGAAGTTGATCAAGGAGGATGAGGTTATAATCACCAGCAACAGCAAAATGGTGCTTCAGTCCAATTTGCGTTAGACGTTCGGCAAGATAATGTCCAACGGTAAAAGTCATATTTCAGTACCTCAGAGGCCATGTATTCGATAGAACCTGATAATGGTGTCACATTATGCGCAACACTAAAATGTTTCTAATCAAAAACAGGCAATTTCCGTTTTTAGACTGGTCTTAAAAGACCAGTGGGTAACGCGCTCTATGTGAAGGGTGTTGGGGGTGTTTGTCAAAGGCATAAAAGTAAAAAAAAGGATATGAGAATGAAAAAGGAAAAGATGAAAATCTACCTCTCTGATTAAGAGGAAAAAGAAGAGAAGTAGCTTTTTAAATGTTAATGAAAAATTGAGATATCACGCTAATGGGCGCGAAATGTTAAGTATCCAAGGTTCATGGCTCTGGTGTTTTAGAAATGTGATTTCTGTGCTGGAGCCAGCGGGTAGGGATCCTATTTTTTCTAAGGCCTCTAGGTTTTCATTAAGAGCAAAAGATGTTTCAGAAAGCTGCCCTATAAAACCGTCATGTATTTTCAATGTAGAAAGAACAGATTGGCTTGCTGAATCTACTATGGTTAAGGCGGACGGAACCAACAAGGAGCTTATGCCTCTTAGAAGGTTTTCGGACAGAGGTAAGAAATATTCCCATCCTGCGCAATTTGGTGAGTCTAAAGTGATTTCACGACTTTTTTCATGAGGAGAGCTGCTCATATATGTGTTGGTTTTTTCATTCTTGAAAAAAACCAAATTTTCTCCAGCATCGCCCATTGTTAAAAGAGGAAAAGCACGTGGCATGGAGATCTGTTTTTTAAATGTGACTTCTGTAGGTAATGTAAAGTCAGACGGAACAATAATGGATAATCCGGGATAAGAGCCAGGTTGGAATGGGTGTCGAGAGAAAAAGTCTCTTGCTAGATTGTGGTCTAAAACCCAACCATGCCAGTCCATAAACCATAAGCGCTTTGTTGTTGTATCTGTCATTGTTTTTCCACATCCACGCCAACCAGAGTGAAACATTTTTGAATGACACCTGGTAAAGCTGCTGTCTCTAAAGGTCGGAACGCACCAAAAACAGGATCGATCAAAGTGTTACTTCTTTCTGGTACGTTTGTCACATACACATCGATTAAAAGAGTAAAATGAGAAAATATATGTGTGATTTTTCCAGAAAACGTCCATGAGGAAAGGAAGGGAGCATTTTTTAAAGCTTCTGTCTGTTCCCACGTTTCTGTACGCCACTCTGTACCAGGCGGTTCATCCATACATGCAAGCAGACCTTTTGGAGGGCGCTGCCTTAATAAGAAAGTATCGTTTGCTCTTTGAGCAATAAAATAAACACCGTAGCGGATAGGTTTTGGCTTTTTTGCCGTTTTCTTGGGAAGGCTGGCCGCAATTCCTTGTTTGTGCCCTTGGCAGGAGGATTGCCATGGACACATCAGGCAAGATGGATTTTTCGGGGTGCAGATTGTTGCACCAAGGTCAAAGAGCGCTTGAGAGAAATCAGAGGGGTGTTTTCTGGCAGGATCAGAATTATTAAGCGAGGAAGCTTTTTCGGCAATATGAGAGCGTGATTGAGGAAGAGGGGCGGTAATAGCAAAAACCCGTGATGTAATGCGCTCAACGTTTCCATCAACAGGAACAACAGGAACACCAAAAGCAATCGAGGCGATAGCATTTGCCGTGTATTTCCCGATTCCGGGGAGCTTGATGAGTTCAGTTACAGAGGAAGGAAAACTCCCCAATTCGGAAACAACTTTTGCACACGCATGAAGGTTTCTGGCTCTGGCATAATAACCTAAACCTGCCCAAAGTTGGAGAATATCTTCAAGAGGCGCTGCGGCAAGTTCGTGTATGGAGGGATATTTTTTTAGAAAGCGTTTATAGTAAGCTTCAACAGTTTTGACCGTTGTCTGTTGGAGCATAATTTCGCTAAGCCACACATGGTAGGGATCAGGCTTTTCTCCCGGCAGGAAGCGCCAAGGGAGAGAGCGTCGGTGTTGATCATACCAATGGAGTAAATCAGAAGAACTGTGTGTCACCGGAGTTGATATGATGAAAGAAAAGAGGTTAAGCAAGGCTTCTTATCAAAACAAAGATAATTTCGTTGAGAAAACATGGATCCCCAAAAGGGGTGGAACAAAACAAATAGGGGTTTTCGTCTCTGAAATTACAGAGCCTGCTTTTAAAAGGAAATCCTCACTTTTTGTGAGAATGGCCATGGACTGGACTGATTTTGTGGGGGCACGATTGGCTCAGCAAACACAGCCTAAGCGTATTACGGGCACGACATTAACAATTGGATGCTCAGGTCCCGTTGCGATGGAATTGCAGCATATGGCACCGCAGATGATTGATCGGATTAATACGACAGCAGGTCTGGTAGGAGAGCGTGCGCTAACAAAGATAAAAATAGTTCAAGATATGAGCATAGTCGAAGAGACTAAACGGCTTAGACCTAAGCCAGCTCAAGTAGAAGTGACGCATATTGAAGATGAGGAGTTAAGGGCTGCGCTGGAGCGACTAGGAGGGCATATAAAAGTTAAAAAAAAGCGTTTTTAAGGAATATTTCCACGAGCATCTAGGATTCATTTTTCATTTATATGTTTTGATTAAAATGGACCGCAGCAGCGACTAAGTGTTTCACGTGAAACAAACGTCTTCGGGAAGCTGTATCAGAAAATGGAAATAGAATGCTTTTCAAAAAGAAAAATATTTTCATCGTTCTGGGGGTGCTTTGCCTTCAGAATAATCCTGTAGCAAAAGCTTTGCCGTATAATATGAAGTATGGGCTTCTCCCCAAGAGACAAGATATGGGGGAAGGGAACTCAACCAAAGATATGGATAAGACTTTATTGCAGGGTTTCATGTTTGATCAAATGATCAGGAACGATTGGGGGATGAGGATATTACTTCCTCCCACATGCGTGAGTGTGGATAATATGGTGATGGGGTGCAACACCACGTTAAAAACAACACTTCCGTTAGAAGATAAAAGCCACACCTCTCTCGATCGTTCCCCACCACTTTCGTATTAAATTAATCTACGACGAAATCAGATGCTTTGTATCCTTGTATGAAAAGATGCGCGCGGAGATCGGCAAAGTTTACTTGACGTGAGATAAGCTGTTTCACTTTTGGTTTGGCATGGAAAGCGATGCCTAAACCTGCATGCGAGAGCATAGGAATGTCGTTAGCGCCATCACCTGTTGTAAGAGCCGCTTTTAGCTGGACGCCTCGTTCTTGGGTAATTGTTTGGAGGTATGTTAATTTTGCATCTGGATCTAAAATAGGCCCGGCTAACTCTCCGGTTATTTTTCCATCTTTTATATCAAGAATATTACCATAATGTTCGTCAAATCCGCAGAGCTTTGCAACACGTTCTGTAAACCATGTAAAACCACCAGAAACTAACGCTGTACGAGCATTGTTTTTATGCATCGTACGGACAAGTTCCAGTGCTCCGTCAGTAAGCTTTGTGTCTTTCCAGACGCTCTCTAACACAGCAGAGGACTGGCCTTTAAGAAGAGAAACTCGTTTCTTTAAAGATGCGTCGAAATCAAGCTCCCCAGCCATGGAAGCGCGTGTAATTTCAGCCACTTTTTCGCCAAAGCCAAGAAGAGCCGCAATTTCGTCAAGTGTTTCGCTGGTTACAATTGTGCTGTCCATATCTGCAATGAGAACAGCTTTGCGACGGCCGCGTGTTTTGGTAAGAACAGCATCCACTTTGTAGGGAGCTAGAGCGGCTCGAATTGTTGTTTCAGTTGCTGCGCCGGGCGCTGGTGTTGGGCATGGAATATCAACAGCTTCTCCGTCTGATAAAATGACAGGTGCACTGCCTTTGACGAGAGACCGTGCAATATCAATAGCTTCAGAGGGGAGAGATCCTGACTTGCGGTTGATAATCAGGGTCAAAACAGAAGGGAGGGACATAAACTCTCGCAATGCTTCTGCACGTATGGCAGAATCTAAAAATGAATACTTCGAATGTAGCGGTGATTGTGGCTGGCCCAACGTGCTCAGGCAAGTCTGCTTTAGCAATTGATTTGGCAAAAAACTTTAATGGAACAGTGATAAATGCTGATTCCATGCAAGTTTATCAGGATCTTCGTATTTTAACAGCACGTCCGAGTGAAGAGGATGAAAGAGAAGTTCCGCATACATTATATGGTGTGCTGGATGCTTCCATTGCTGGAAGTGTTGCTTGGTGGAGGCAACAAGCCTTAACGGAAATGCAGCAGGCATGGAAGAATAACCGCATACCGATTTTGTGTGGTGGTACAGGGATGTATTTGCGTGCCTTAACAGATGGACTGGTAGAGGTGCCTGACCCGGGCGAGGACGCGCGGAATGAAGCGCGGTCTTTTGTAAAAATGCACGGTTCTGCCGCTCTTTATGATGATTTAATGCGCGTGGACCCAGAAACGGCTCAGCGCCTCACACAGAACGATTCTCAGCGTATTTCACGTGCTTGGGAGGTCTGGAAAGGAACCGGGAAGGGGTTGTCGTGGTGGCGTTCTCAACCAGGCATTCCCGCTGCTCCGTGTCGTTTTCTATCGATACAGTTGGACCCACCTCGTGAGGAGTTGAGAGAGGCGATTGATAAGCGATTTTCTCATATGCTTGCTCAAGGTGCACAGGCGGAGGTCCGTAAACTTTTAGAGAGAAATTTGCCTACCTCTTTACCGGTTATGCGTGCACATGGTGTGCCAGAGTTGATTGCGGCTGAAGAGGGGCGGATCTCGCTAGAGGAAGCTCAAAAAACGGCTGTTTTAATGAGTGGCCGGTATACTCGCAGGCAAGCGACGTGGTTTAGACATCACAAACTGGGGAAAGGGCAAGACGCTATGATTTCATTGCGTAGATATGTAGGTTTTGAGAAAGAATTGGAAAGCGAACATATAAAAATAAAAAATTTTATATCCCAACGAGTTGACGCATATCATATCTCTCTTTAAACCACATGATCCATACTTTTGGAGGATAAAGTGACTTCTTCTGCTGAAAGAGACGCAAAAATGAGCAAAGACGTGCTAACGGGCGCTGAGGTGCTTTTGCGTGTTCTTGATGAACTTGGTGTGGAAGTCA
Protein-coding sequences here:
- a CDS encoding DUF721 domain-containing protein, with the protein product MMKEKRLSKASYQNKDNFVEKTWIPKRGGTKQIGVFVSEITEPAFKRKSSLFVRMAMDWTDFVGARLAQQTQPKRITGTTLTIGCSGPVAMELQHMAPQMIDRINTTAGLVGERALTKIKIVQDMSIVEETKRLRPKPAQVEVTHIEDEELRAALERLGGHIKVKKKRF
- the serB gene encoding phosphoserine phosphatase SerB yields the protein MSLPSVLTLIINRKSGSLPSEAIDIARSLVKGSAPVILSDGEAVDIPCPTPAPGAATETTIRAALAPYKVDAVLTKTRGRRKAVLIADMDSTIVTSETLDEIAALLGFGEKVAEITRASMAGELDFDASLKKRVSLLKGQSSAVLESVWKDTKLTDGALELVRTMHKNNARTALVSGGFTWFTERVAKLCGFDEHYGNILDIKDGKITGELAGPILDPDAKLTYLQTITQERGVQLKAALTTGDGANDIPMLSHAGLGIAFHAKPKVKQLISRQVNFADLRAHLFIQGYKASDFVVD
- the miaA gene encoding tRNA (adenosine(37)-N6)-dimethylallyltransferase MiaA, with the translated sequence MNTSNVAVIVAGPTCSGKSALAIDLAKNFNGTVINADSMQVYQDLRILTARPSEEDEREVPHTLYGVLDASIAGSVAWWRQQALTEMQQAWKNNRIPILCGGTGMYLRALTDGLVEVPDPGEDARNEARSFVKMHGSAALYDDLMRVDPETAQRLTQNDSQRISRAWEVWKGTGKGLSWWRSQPGIPAAPCRFLSIQLDPPREELREAIDKRFSHMLAQGAQAEVRKLLERNLPTSLPVMRAHGVPELIAAEEGRISLEEAQKTAVLMSGRYTRRQATWFRHHKLGKGQDAMISLRRYVGFEKELESEHIKIKNFISQRVDAYHISL
- a CDS encoding A/G-specific adenine glycosylase: MTHSSSDLLHWYDQHRRSLPWRFLPGEKPDPYHVWLSEIMLQQTTVKTVEAYYKRFLKKYPSIHELAAAPLEDILQLWAGLGYYARARNLHACAKVVSELGSFPSSVTELIKLPGIGKYTANAIASIAFGVPVVPVDGNVERITSRVFAITAPLPQSRSHIAEKASSLNNSDPARKHPSDFSQALFDLGATICTPKNPSCLMCPWQSSCQGHKQGIAASLPKKTAKKPKPIRYGVYFIAQRANDTFLLRQRPPKGLLACMDEPPGTEWRTETWEQTEALKNAPFLSSWTFSGKITHIFSHFTLLIDVYVTNVPERSNTLIDPVFGAFRPLETAALPGVIQKCFTLVGVDVEKQ